tttatattttagaaTTTGACAGTAGACAAGCGAAATCATGGCGCCAACAGTGAATAAGTCACACAAATGTGTTGTTTGCAATAAACGAAAAGAAACCGATCCTCATTTGGTGTTTCACAGGTTCCCTAAGGATAAAGAACGGTGATTGATAACAATATAATAAACATGTGCTACTAATCAGTAAGCCCCACTGATATTGGATATAAGATTAAGACAAGGCATCCGCAGtacatatttttgtttcaaaacttttttttttttttttttttttttttttttttttttttttttttttaagtttactgagtaactttatgacttcatcacactcaaaccaGCAACCAAGCAGTTGCTGTGCCAATTCAGGAGTggtaagagaataaaaaaagtgttgtttagagagtaaaagtgttcAAGCTATGTCAATGACAATAAGCCTACAAGGTTAGAAAGGTTAgaaaaaacttccaaattccTAGCCTAACCGAAACTGATTAGTATCACAGCAAACATGCCGATAGATGTCCAAAGGTTATACAGATTTAATATCGGTGATGATCCAAAATCAGCGGATGAAAGATCGAAAAAGTGGAGAAgcagcttccaaatttatttagaagcactagggaaaatggataaaaaaaaaacagcagaaaccATTGTTACTTCATATTGAAGGTTTAGAGTTCAGGAAGTTTACAGATAATTGAAGGGCTCACAAATCCATTTGCTCCTCAAGCAAATATGTACTTTGAATGTTATTAGCTCATCGAAGCCTCACAGGAATCAGGTGAGACAGTAGATTCATTTGTGACTAGGTTAAGgaaattagcttcaacttgtgaatttggagATCTAGACCAGAGGTTAATAGAGCAAATTATAGTAAAGACTAACTCACAAGAGCTTAGGAAGAcattgctacaagaaaagaagCTAACCTTGCAGAAAGTTCAAGAAATAGCAAGAGCTCATATTTCCCAGGTCTAAACAAGTAGCTGAGTCATAGCCAAGGAAATACATTTTGCTGTAAGCTCCAAAAATAGCCAtaggattttttcaaaaataatctcaAATGTGATTCCCACAAAAAGTTACCTTCCATTGCTTAacgtaacctaacccaacctaacctaacctaaactaacttttaaagtgATACGCTCAAGAGTGATTATATTTTCTCTGCAACATGCTATAAATCAAAACTATAGAATagtagaagtttttttttgtatgttggtgAAATAGGATGGCataacatatagtattatatcaccTAGATGCTTGATATGGACGAACCTCATCCAAATTCCGGAGTTGAGGCAAAAAACCTCACGACAACTAAATTCAAGCTATTGTGTGTGCAGCAGGCATTTCTCCACCAATAAATACCTTCATCCAGCTTCTGACAACCTTTGGCCACAATGCCTGCCCAGACCCAACATGTAGAAGGTATGGTGTTATCTATTTTATTCGTGTTTAGTTATTACATATCATCAACTGATTTTTCATCAGTGagacatatttttctacataaaaagcCTGCATGTACTGCACATTACAGGTTCTACTAGCTTCACCAGATCAGATGTTGACCCTATAAAGACAAGTGAGTTATTGAAAATGCTGATTTAATTGTAGCCATATAAAGCTTAGATGCCTTTTTACATGTTGGTATgctacaaaggaaaatgaaaggtgcgTATACTCACAAGCACTTTTGCCATACTTTATTCTGATAGCAGAATAAAGTACACAGAAAGCACTTGCCAGTATTCTCAccattcattttccttcatgacATTCTGTTTCATCCTATTTATATTTTGTCCATGTGTAATTTTGGtggatatatctattcatatatttatgtgtctttaataatttatataactgcagtacatattttagtaaaatgatttttgtgtgctatatttttgtgtatatatttatatacatatattttgtataatgcacttattgttgaaatacatattttcagataCATCAATAGATTTACACCACCAAGCAAATTATACATCAAATTGGTTGCTGGCTTATCCACACGAGAATTTGCACAACCTTGAATATGGTGTGTATTTGATGTGTAGTTTGTATATGTTTAGATTTTCTGAAATGGTAAGTGCATCACAATTATTTTGAATATACTTAATCTTGTAGGTACCATTCCTGCTCTGGAGAATAGATCATCTGAGATAGGAGCTTCATCCTTGAAACAAGGTAAATGGTCTATGCTTTTTGGTAGATATTACAGTTTTGCTTTTACTAATTAGAATTCATATCGTAGGTAAAGATTAACTTTAAGATTATGCTATattatgctacatatatattcactttgtCTTCAGTGAAAAAGTTTTAGACTAATAGTTGTATTATGGCTATAGGTTCATCTATCAACCGACCAGGACGGAAAaatcagatattggtaagaaaaaatttgtttagtagtgtttttgtatatatttatgcataaaatacttatgattttacCAGCCAAATGATAAAGTATAATATggcatttgtttcatttcatattatttgcgTTTCCAGAATTTACTGATGGTTATCCAAAGGATACTGGCAGTGAAGTGTACAGTAATGCCACTGTAACAAGCATTATGGATGGTATTAGTAGTATTGCTACAAAGTGTTAGTCCTACTACCAACTATTATGACTGCTAGACCTACATTACTGCTACTACTGCAACCCCTCctcctactgctgctactactacaactgctattaatgatgatgttgatgtaGCATTCTCAATGGaaatgataatttacaaaagCCTGAAATACAGGATGAGACCATACAATTAGGGTTACACGAAGAAGGAGACAAACATTCACAACCATGAAATCAAATGGTAAGATGATaccatgaataatttttttaagagatcaaaacaaaatatttttccccaaTAAATGGTCAGTTCttctgaaatataattaaataaaataaataaatttaaaaattttcatacatatatgatatattatatatatatatatccaacatatacatataaatatatataatatatatatatatatatatatatatatatataatttaatagttATTCTTATGTTTGACTAACTATGGTATCTTAGTTCTTGAAGAAAAgcatttttttagtattatattttcatatatacatatatattttatatatatatagtatatatatcattatacaattaaaattaatatattatataagtatatatatatatataatataggtattataatttactagttttctttttgttttcactatGTACTTAGTTCTTGAAGAAAACattttttagtattatattttctcatatttataattatattagagtTTATTAATTGCATGTAATTCATAATGCAATTTTGGTTTGCTTGTAGTTATTTTTTTGGTTTACATGttttttgtatgttattttttttcttatgtataatttattaaagTTCATTTGCATGTGATTTATCTTGGATTTTTGTTTGGCTTGTATGCTACCTTACTTCTATTTCCAACCCTCTTTTGATTATTGATATGTGTGATACAATTTAGTGAgttattttgttccttttgttttgtatatttatacattatttattagtttatattactaAAGATATATATGAGTGCATCATGCATTtccgtttcaataaaaaaaattacaattgtgttttatatacacCTATATTACAAACTGTAATTAAATGTATGCCTACACATATCCACTTGTGGCTAAgtttaacaaatcaaatatacGGTATGTTTTACTTTATTCGAACATGATTTATATAGGACATTTAATAATGACTGTAATATACAATACTTAAATTTGCAAGAAGATTAACTAAATCATAAGAGATATTGCTATTAAGTTTTTCTGAACAAAATACGCTGAGAAACATAAGGATATGTATTCTTAATCTATGTATGTACCTATTTGTAAATTTGCAGTTTAGTTATCTAAAATTTAAGAATGTCATaaacataagaataaaaatattgacGTAGTAATTGCAAATTATGAACCAATTTTTACCCCAAATATTCCCGTAAGCATTACCGCTCTGAATGTTTAACCGTTCGCTCGATAGATGGAGTCATTCGTTTCGCATGGGAGTATCTGGCATCATTTTTTCGCGCATTCATTTGAGTGACAACAGGCTCAGCCTTCCTATCTTCATTCAGTTCAGTAGTCTTTGGTGTAGCCTTGTAGGTCTTCCCTTTCTGGTCCGGTGTTTCACGGAAAGTTGAAGATTCGGTAAATTTCAAGTTGTAGACCTGTAGTTTCTCATTTCCGTTTTGAAGGgatccacattccacaggtcaaGACTGGTAATGTTACTTTTGCCTCGATTAGATCATGAACAATCAGATAGGTAGTAAGAGTAGTTTTCCTGAAAAAATAACCCAAGATGTATTTTGACACAAGTAACATCCCACAGCCCATAGTACCTATGGGAAGGATAAGTATCATGCAGGGTGCAAGTTGTTTTATGAGTAAAGTAACAATGTAGGAAGAACTGCTAggtaactgtttttgataatgtaGCAAGATATCTTAACTGTCTATGATGGGTTATGCAATGAAATAATTACAGAAATATTGGCTAAAAGACTTCTAGGTAGGTAATAGTGTAGCCTATATCTGCCCCATAGGCCATAGTTCAGTACTACCTATAGCCTAGTAGGCCTTGTCGTGATTTTCGTTAAGTAGTAGAGATACGGCAGGTATTTtttggaaattgcagtttcctacttatagtattttggttgctaaTTAACAATGTAACTTTAGTTTTtgtcggtcgactgtaattaacctggGTCGGAACTGATACGTTATTGTATGCTGGCAATCCTGGAATGCAGTCGCGAGTTTGCTGTTTTGTAGGGAACCTTATGGTAGACAGTTAGGTAATTCTAAAAAATAgtttccgcacggactgcaatgAACGTAACCGCAGATACGACATCTGCTAGGgatggggcgtccaatgtatttcgctgtgttttgTACTGGCCCCGGGGGGTTaattaaaggaaggtaatcttagaagtgtaacgtagaggttaggatcgtaacctaacctaatagaacaagaaattgttatgggtcagacaggcatgtaaaggtgaatatagaaaaaaaagaagggagaaaaagtGCATGTGTAAATTGGaatgtctgtaaaatgaaaagatgtaataccaatttcacgaaaaatgtaataccatcaatttcaaaaaatgtaataccatcaatttcatGTCATTGACAGAAAGATCTTGAAACGTCCTAAAACCGCCTTCTAGTCCCATCCCTCAGGAGACTTTCAGtggcctgccctcaattgtaacgtaataacgtaagatatataaggcaacattatgaagtgagaacaagtcagcgcacatattaaacaatactatgataaacggaacagaaataaaagcttgaaaaaatattacacaattacaaaacaaatgaggaaaaggaatatatgtaacaatggATGAATCCTCCCCAAACCCTCCTATCGCAacgtagggttaataatgcaacatgattggttaaatacatgtaaccccctacaatacccccatcatttatctccttaggaagtTTGTGTCTGAACTAAAAGCTCCCTTATATCTCGGTGCATGCACAGTAGGACTGgcacatgcgtagtaggattcggctccattattggtttatcactttatttaagcttgtatttcgtgtttcaaatgtctttaataagaggaaatgacacaataacactacaaaccttcccccaagtgttttaccccacccaaaaccccgcattcccatcggacCCCCTTAcagtaggatagagttcaaaggtaaattacacgttaattacagccggccgaaaaaatatcttcaattcttgttcaggaggtaaaactgtatagaaaaatgtcaactggcatagtctagttcgccgcggaATAAGGGCTTGGATACTaaattttcctaattttctttcGTGAGTTCTGGGTGTGGCTGGACCCCCTAGGTAAGTTACACTGCCTACTACATTAGGGTAGCTTAGGTttagtattttttacttttataatagGTTTCAGCAGCCAATCCCTTCTTAACCTTATGGCTCCATTATGACAGCCAGTGAGGCCATCATAATAAcatgtccctctctctccctgtgttttTACCTCACATAAAAACCCCCGTTTCAAAGTTTCATGGTAAAAATGTGAGGTTAATAATAGACTGATAGTAAACACCACCACCTTCAGGGTTGtccatgagtaaaaaaaaaaggcacaggatattggtacagcAGCCATATCCCGGTCGCGGTAGATAttggggtatttctacagaagcaatccgcggttgCCTAGaatatggcaattgacgttttcctgtgttattttacttgctgtacaagatttgaaactaatatttattcggacaactgtaactAGCAGTAATTTACCTTTGTAGACTACATGACGGTACCAACAGGTCGACGTACGAGTCCAAAGgtaaattaaagtttagttccaggagaacgaaaaaaatatttccttcaactcttgtaaagcaagtaaaataacataggtagacgtcaactgccatagtctagattGCCGTGGAATAGTTCTATAGATCGATCTACCAAGTGTTTAGCGAAGTGTAAATACAGCCGCCATGTTTGAATTccgcaaccaccacggagccatatgtttccacggggggggggggggagggcaatTGGGGGTTCACTGGGGGGAAGGCTGGGTACTGGGGGCACAGGAGGTACGAGTTGGCTAAATGACGATGGGTCGTTGGGTGGTGGGTGGATGTGGCAAATAATGATACTAACCAACAAAAACCTAACACTTCTAACTGAAAATTACTAAACTACGATTGTTCTAACAATAGGGGAATATAGTTTGGGAACTTTACCTTAAGAGGGGCAGATGGTACAATCCAGATACGCACTTAGCATGCCGAATCCCTTCCTCGTCTCAGATTCTTGAAAGTCTGCCCATCTTGAATCTTGAACAGATTTTCGGCCAAATACCAAAACGAATCACGAACACAGATAGGTTTCCCAAAATTATATTACGATGTCCGTAtattgtaacagaatatttaacACTATTACTGTGAAACACGGTCACTTGAGAGTATTGGGTGTGGGTTGTTAACACTGTGAATGTTTCTTGCTAAATGATTTTAAAACGCAAATTACACAATCTGTTGAATGTAGGTATCGGCAGCGCATTGGTGACAATGCCCTCTGATTGGTTTTTAGAAGAATGTGGGCGGTACAGTGGGGGGGATGATTTCATACGGATGTGGAAACTAACACTGTATTttcaggaaaggaaaaaaaaaattttcaataatgtGTAACACATACGTGAATAGGATATTGTAATGAACGGTCAGTGAAATAAATCAGAGGGGTCAGTTGAAGAGACAATGAGAAACtctgtaaaaattgtaaaatgtaGTGTCTTTAATTTCTATGAACCCTAAGGTATTGTgtatattattaaaggaaataatatgcAATGAAATGTTgtttaacctaacctagtagaacatattacTTGGCCGGGGGGGCAGAGCCCTCCCCCACCCGTCTCCCCCCCCCAGTAAAAGATGACAAATTTGAAGGTAGACTAAGatataaccaacctaacctaacctaacctagtagaacgtgttacctgatcggggcttcccccccccccccccacactgtaaaggaagacaaacttgaaggtagCCTAAGATATAACCAatgaaaatgttctaataattagtaaaattttatCCAAAAATTTTTTATGGGTGAGAAAAGATTGTAAAATTGAACGTAAATAGACAGAGGTggataatggaaagagaagggagaaaaGGTGTAAAATGAAAAGTGTGTAAAaggatataatggaatatatataagtagatgttccaataaggtcaaattttcatacattcaacttcctgtcagatatatacttagctattgactctgtcgtccccgacagaaattcaaattcgcggcactcactacaggtaggtcaggtgatctaccgccctgctctgggtggcaggactaggaaccattcccgttttctatcagattttctctgtcgccggtggtgtcaacattgttgttactacctcctgactggaattcttttttcaacgcttttgatcttctttcgaccgatttttggtgacgtacttggatcgttgtttgtaTTTGCTATCGTGGAACtgtttttggatttggctttggatttttcttgaatatgtctgactagtgttggtttcagagtgtgtgtgaatgagggctgtaaggtgaagattccgaaggcttcggtagatcctcacactgcatgcTGTGGATGTAGAGTTGTTGAGTGTTCTTTAGAGAacacatgtaatgagtgtgaaagattGAGTGCTCAGGAATGGaggactctaacttcttacttgaagaagttagagaaagatagagagaggaaggcggcttacaaaagccgtaGCAGATCTAGATCTCATGAACCCCTgcctagttctgtagcttcttcttctcataATTATTCTCCTTCTTTATCAGGCCGATCACAGATTGCTAATCTCtctgattcggcttctgaaattgcAGAACTcaaagcttcccttcaaaaaatgcaggaaaaaatggcagcattggaggGTAAGCAAAGTGAAGGTGATTTTTcaagtgatataagtgtccccagtgtagtggagccTGGttgtctctgcgacgctcccaggcctagacctcttccaagctccctggcccagaggagaaggaaagttgaaagccgtacggaggttgtggagaatccccaacgatcaggcgtcccttcggcagaatctgttacatctcagactgccagggatcgctacagaaaaagcatcctacgagagtgcttttcgtcatcaggATCGCCTTCACCGAAAAGAGGATGGAAAGATACGAAGCTTTCCCATCCGCTGAAGAGAAACTGGAAAGAGCCTGAATTGaactctagccccgagcgcttttcTGAAGAAGCGCCTTCGGTAGTAAAGAGAGCTAGAAAGGAGTTAACTCCCTGGGCGGTAAGGGAGTCTCTAGCGCCTTCCAGATTTCCCTCTCCTGCTTTGGATGAAGAAGAGTCCTCTACCAGgaagattttaataaatatgcaGGAACAACTAGCGTCATTGGTAGGAGTCCTCtccaaggagccttctcgcagaaAGGACGATAAGCTTCCTGTAAAAAGATCTAGACACCGATCACCTGTCAGGAGCAACAAGCCTTCCAGGGGAaattgtcgcacaggcggccatctctggggggagcgaagCACCAGGCAGGCGAGAAGTGGAAAAGGAAgaaactcctgccaagcgcctggcgccaaccagaagccaggcgccaagtaggcgccagAGAACACCTGATAGTGGGATGACTTTGAAGTACTCACAGAAAGAGAGGAGTCTtccaggcgcaaagagcctgattaTTCTCAAGATCGTTCGAGGCCCAGAACGCCAACCAAGCGCCAGGCGCCAGCTAGAGTAGaggaagcgcctgctaggagcgaagcgcctgccaggcgcagTGCGCCtaccaggcaccaggagtattcccgAGCGTGATGCGcccctgccaggcgccaggagtattccgagcgaGATGCGCCTGCTAAGCGCCAGGCGACTATACAAGAAGATCctgacaagcgccaggagtcaatTAGGCGCCAGGCGCAAATTATCCAAGACTCTCCTAAGGATAGGCGTAGGGAGGAAATAGCCCTTAGTCCCTCGCCTGTTAGAagtttttcttttacggaaaggAAGAAGTCAAAGGAGGAGACAGACGAAAGAAGGGAGCTTTCTCCTTCTGATCCTCTCAACTTAGAGGACCTTTCGGAAGACGAGGTAACGAAAATAAAGAAGGACtttcgaactataaagttcttttttctctccttctagaagagtatggagattcgttgactccagctgctcctccttctccgcgcgctcttttttcgagcacgaaatcacacaagtcttcgtccttccttaaaatgaaaccggccatatccatgaagagGGCCCTACAGTCGCTAGATTCCAAGTCTGGAAGAGgcaaaatcaaccttttgttttgtggttttagaaaacctagctgtctttgccaGTGGTTAAGCTTGAAAGCTAAGTTAAGCTTGAAGGTAAAGTTAactttttttgtggttttaaaacctagaatgtatttgtgaaggttttagaaaacctagaggcctttgccaatggttaagcttgaaggcaaagttaactttatattttgttgttttagaaaacctagaatgtatttgtaaaGGTTaaacctggaagaggcaaagaTAACCTTTTGTGAAACTTATAACATCTTTGTCAAGGAAAATAGTTCCCCTGTGACGTATTGAATAGGCTAATGCATGAGAACTAGCTCTatatcttctacctttattgaaggtaaacattcataatatcagcagcagttgtaacttcatttagAGTTAGgtcaatttgtcgctccagaataggattgatgtggcaCAGAAGAAGTACAATTTGGTTTTTACCCACTCgctaccttaagtatacagaattgtgtttgaaaacagtgaAGCCCTTTAATCCACTACtaagtagtgggtagtcttttcctgaaccgaaaaaaAGCAGTTCTTTAGgatcttttgtttaaatcctgggttttaatattttggggagcgtgaaggtacaaatttgtATAGGAGCGTATCTTTATGTCGTAAAGGTATTTATCTTAAATGACTGTCATTTTATAGGgctttggacccaggcacaggtcCCTCATACCGCTTGCGTTTCATTCTGGGTGAATCAAAgtggttttctccgcaaggctacTCTTTGCTGCAaatgtatgagagccttgctccctgaatggaatccaacttctggtggtagtaaaatccaccaaggattccagatcagttGAGTGTGAtttgggtttcatgcaagaaacctttagctcgaatggctgagtggatttttgtctagctgcacttcCCACCATCCTCTTCCTAATGTGGGAATCGggtaactttaacagtaggtaagattcatctcaaataatataaattttcataataaaatttattatttggatacttacctgctgttaaagtagacccacccagcctcctcacaacttagtgggctgtcaaggagaattctgactagaGCTAGAaaattcgaaacacacctggtggagaacaggtaaattAGACAGTCATatgggcagccattcgattttttgtttgaatgccgacttgcTTAAATCGGCGcagagatatagctaactttaataattgctaagtatctaaataataaattttattatgaaaattctgagttATGCGCTGGTTATGTTTTCATTTGCTCTCCAAATATCATCTCCATGCAAACAAtatccatccctccctccctctttctgaTTCCACACAACACCCACTGTTGGCGAGGTTATGTGGTGGCACCATACAAaattttcctctccctctccactTGAATAACCCGTTAACCCCTTCCCTCTGTCTCCCGGCATTCTGTGTTGGCGTCATTGCTGATGTTCTGGTGTGTTCTCCTCTTCTGTCTCCGTTCAGGACTTTGGGGGTTGCAAAATTCCCATACAGTTTATTCTAGTTGTAGGGGGCAATCTGTTCCTTCATTTTAACATGTCAAAGAGTGTAAGGACTGAGATCAGGGGAAGTGGGAGACCCCTTAGGCACATTTAGATAGCTAGAACATGACAGGAAAAGAAAGGCAGCTCTAGAGCTGAAACTATAAATGTTACTAATTTGCAAGTTTCTCCTAAATTGGATGTAACTGTTATGCCTTCTACCTTTTCTGCTTTTTCTCCCCTCCCCAGTCCTCCATCTAATACAACCTCTCCCTTACTAGACCCCCTTGGTTTCTAGACTAATGCTATTGCCTGCCTCAAAGCCCGCATAGATCATAAGATTGGGCTCATATTAAGTATACTATGGAGCATTGGAAGTGCCTCAGTGAGTCTTTATGGACAAAAATGTTCACGTAACACCCGTTATAAAGTTCCAGGATGCAGCGGATAAGACCCGTTATAAAGTTCCAGGATGCAGCGGACAACCATTGGAAATGTGTCTGGAAATCAGTCCACGACCTTTCCTCTGGATCATCAAGCTCAGATGTAAACGTGAAGTGCCGTATATGCTATTTTGAAGGTTCACGCCCTTTGAAGAGGCAAGCTGAATATCTGAGGAGTAATTCTCCCCTTCCCTACAAACGTAGCAAAGAGGTGAAACATACCCCTATTCCTTCATGTAGAGAAGCCCTGATCACACCTTTAAGCCTCGAGCGCCCTCATTCTATGCATGCAGATGTTGCTGACAAACACTTAGTGCCCCATAAGCGTCTGTACCCGAGCGCCTGTCCACCCTGATATGCCTGCTGATTTACTGATGTTGGACTCACTGCCTCATGACTTGTCCCTGAATCTTATTCAACAACGTTTGGATGAAATCACGAGtttattgaagaatttttctGCTATACAAAACCCTCAGGACTTAGCTCCTTcagatatttcttcaggtgaagAGGCTTTGGAGCAACAACTTGCTACTCCTTTTGCGAGCTTACTAAGATATTTCATTGTAGCATTCCTGTCTTTTATTCACCCCTGCAACTCCAACTTCTTGTGCTTTGGCTTTTTACATGAGGAACCAGCAGATGGTGTCTTCCAGGCTTCCGAAGATGGTGCTATCCTCCTCCTCTAGGAAAGCGTTAAGAGAGTTACACAGGTGGCTGTCAGACGAGTGAGCTATGTGAGGCGGCCTTTTGCACTTTGCCTTCTCGTTTGGTGAGGATGAGGTGTGTATAATTTTTATGTTACTGGAGAAGCTCCTTCCAGGGAGTAGCTGCCTCATCCTAGGGGACTTCTTTTGCTTATAGACTCATCTCGATGCTCGGCGTTCTCTTCAGCTGAAATGATGTTTTCAACAACAAAGGTGGATCATTTAGTGCGAAATATTTTCAAGACTTTCGAAGTTGTAAGTTTTTTGGACTGGACAGTCGGAGCACTTGCCAAGAAACTACAGAACCACAGATCTGTCAGAAGAGTTTTCACTGGACTTTTGGGAACTCTTTCTTATGCTGATGAAGCCATTAGAGAGGGCTCTATGGAGTTGGCCTCGTTGTTTGCAACAGGAGTCCTGAAGAAAAGGGAACTTTGGTGTTCCTTCGCCTCTAAGGGTGTAACGGTATCTCAAGTTTGCCTTGCTCTTTGCACCCTTAGACTGCAATCAGTTGTTCAAGAGATAACGTCTGCATTTCGGAAGAAGTCAGCGCAGGACTTGTTGGCGAAGTAGACCAAGTGTCCTAACACTAGAATGGCAGCCAAGGTCCTGCACCTACCATTAATGGCCGagcagtcattttgactgcttCTATAAAAAGGGTAT
The sequence above is a segment of the Macrobrachium nipponense isolate FS-2020 chromosome 2, ASM1510439v2, whole genome shotgun sequence genome. Coding sequences within it:
- the LOC135221201 gene encoding serine/arginine repetitive matrix protein 1-like; this translates as MPAQTQHVEGSTSFTRSDVDPIKTSTIPALENRSSEIGASSLKQEFTDGYPKDTGSEVYSNATVTSIMDGISSIATKYPHTACCGCRVVECSLENTCNECERLSAQEWRTLTSYLKKLEKDRERKAAYKSRSRSRSHEPLPSSVASSSHNYSPSLSGRSQIANLSDSASEIAELKASLQKMQEKMAALEGKQSEGDFSSDISVPSVVEPGCLCDAPRPRPLPSSLAQRRRKVESQSVTSQTARDRYRKSILRECFSSSGSPSPKRGWKDTKLSHPLKRNWKEPELNSSPERFSEEAPSVVKRARKELTPWAVRESLAPSRFPSPALDEEESSTRKILINMQEQLASLVGVLSKEPSRRKDDKLPVKRSRHRSPVRSNKPSRGNCRTGGHLWGERSTRQARSGKGRNSCQAPGANQKPGAKRQEYSERDAPAKRQATIQEDPDKRQESIRRQAQIIQDSPKDRRREEIALSPSPVRSFSFTERKKSKEETDERRELSPSDPLNLEDLSEDESSI